From a single Bos indicus isolate NIAB-ARS_2022 breed Sahiwal x Tharparkar chromosome 11, NIAB-ARS_B.indTharparkar_mat_pri_1.0, whole genome shotgun sequence genomic region:
- the ADAM17 gene encoding disintegrin and metalloproteinase domain-containing protein 17 isoform X2, whose protein sequence is MGRGEESTTTNYLIELIDRVDDIYRNTSWDNAGFKGYGIQIEQIRILKSPQVVKPGERHFNMAKSYPNEEKDAWDVKMLLEQFSFDIAEEASKVCLAHLFTYQDFDMGTLGLAYVGSPRANSHGGVCPKAYYSPIGKKNIYLNSGLTSTKNYGKTILTKEADLVTTHELGHNFGAEHDPDGLAECAPNEDQGGKYVMYPIAVSGDHENNKMFSNCSKQSIYKTIESKSQECFQERSNKVCGNSRVDEGEECDPGIMYLNNDTCCNSDCTLRPGVQCSDRNSPCCKNCQFETAQKKCQEAINATCKGVSYCTGNSSECPPPGNAADDTVCLDLGKCKDGKCVPFCEREQRLESCACNETDNSCKVCCRDPSGRCVPYVNAEQKNLFLRKGKPCTVGFCDTNGKCEKRVQDVIERFWEFIDKLSINTFGKFLADNIVGSVLVFSLIFWIPFSILVHCVDKKLDKQFESLSLFHPSNVEMLSSMDSASVRIIKPFPAPQTPGRLQTTPVMPPAPSAPLAPKLDHQRMDTIQEDPSTDSHADEDGFEKDPFPNSSAAAKSFEDLTDHPVTRSEKASSFKLQRQNRVDSKETEC, encoded by the exons ATGGGCAGAGGGGAAGAGAGTACAACTACCAACTACTTG ATAGAGCTAATTGACAGAGTTGATGACATCTATCGAAACACTTCATGGGACAATGCAGGTTTTAAAGGTTATGGAATACAGATAGAACAG ATTCGCATTCTCAAGTCTCCACAAGTGGTAAAACCTGGTGAAAGGCACTTCAATATGGCAAAAAGTTAcccaaatgaagaaaaagatgctTGGGATGTGAAGATGTTGCTAGAG caatttagtTTTGATATTGCTGAAGAAGCATCTAAAGTCTGCCTAGCACATCTTTTCACGTACCAAGATTTTGATATGGGAACCCTTGGCTTAGCTTATGTTGGTTCTCCCAGAGCGAACAGTCACGGAGGTGTTTGTCCAAAGG cttATTACAGTCcaattggaaagaaaaatatctatttgaatAGTGGTTTGACCAGCACAAAAAATTATGGTAAAACCATCCTTACAAAG GAAGCTGACCTCGTTACAACTCACGAATTGGGGCACAACTTTGGAGCAGAGCACGACCCAGATGGTCTGGCGGAATGTGCCCCAAATGAGGACCAGGGAGGGAAGTATGTCATGTACCCCATAGCTGTGAGCGGCGACCACGAGAACAATAAG ATGTTTTCAAACTGCAGTAAACAGTCCATCTATAAGACCATTGAAAGCAAGTCCCAGGAGTGTTTCCAGGAACGCAGCAACAAAGTGTGCGGGAACTCCAGGGTGGACGAGGGCGAGGAGTGCGACCCCGGCATCATGTACCTCAACAACGACACTTGCTGCAACAGCGACTGCACGCTGAGGCCGGGTGTGCAGTGCAG TGACAGGAACAGTCCTTGCTGTAAAAACTGTCAGTTCGAGACGGCCCAGAAGAAGTGCCAAGAGGCCATTAACGCTACTTGCAAAGGCGTGTCTTATTGTACAG GTAACAGCAGCGAGTGCCCACCTCCCGGAAACGCAGCCGATGACACCGTGTGCCTGGATCTCGGCAAGTGTAAGGACGGCAAGTGCGTGCCCTTCTGCGAACGCGAGCAGAGGCTGGAGTCCTGTGCGTGTAATG AAACCGACAACTCGTGCAAGGTGTGCTGCAGGGACCCCTCGGGCCGCTGCGTGCCTTACGTCAACGCCGAACAGAAGAACTTGTTTTTGAGGAAGGGCAAGCCCTGTACAGTAGGCTTCTGTGATACGAAT GGCAAATGTGAAAAGCGAGTGCAGGATGTCATCGAGCGTTTCTGGGAGTTCATTGACAAGCTGAGCATCAATACTTTCG GGAAGTTTCTAGCAGACAACATCGTCGGTTCCGTCCTGGTTTTCTCCTTGATATTCTGGATTCCTTTCAGCATTCTGGTCCATTGTGTG GATAAGAAACTGGATAAGCAGTTTGAGTCTCTGTCTCTGTTCCACCCCAGT AACGTCGAGATGCTGAGCAGCATGGACTCGGCCTCGGTGCGCATCATCAAGCCCTTTCCTGCGCCCCAGACCCCTGGTCGCCTGCAGACCACCCCCGTGATGCCCCCCGCGCCCTCTGCGCCCCTGGCCCCGAAGCTGGACCACCAGCGGATGGACACCATCCAGGAGGACCCGAGCACGGACTCACATGCCGATGAGGATGGCTTTGAGAAGGATCCCTTCCCAAATAGCagtgcagctgctaagtcattcGAGGACCTTACAGACCATCCAGTCACCAGAAGTGAAAAGGCCTCGTCCTTCAAGCTGCAGCGTCAGAACcgcgtggacagcaaggagaccgaGTGCTAG
- the ADAM17 gene encoding disintegrin and metalloproteinase domain-containing protein 17 isoform X3, translated as MAKSYPNEEKDAWDVKMLLEQFSFDIAEEASKVCLAHLFTYQDFDMGTLGLAYVGSPRANSHGGVCPKAYYSPIGKKNIYLNSGLTSTKNYGKTILTKEADLVTTHELGHNFGAEHDPDGLAECAPNEDQGGKYVMYPIAVSGDHENNKMFSNCSKQSIYKTIESKSQECFQERSNKVCGNSRVDEGEECDPGIMYLNNDTCCNSDCTLRPGVQCSDRNSPCCKNCQFETAQKKCQEAINATCKGVSYCTGNSSECPPPGNAADDTVCLDLGKCKDGKCVPFCEREQRLESCACNETDNSCKVCCRDPSGRCVPYVNAEQKNLFLRKGKPCTVGFCDTNGKCEKRVQDVIERFWEFIDKLSINTFGKFLADNIVGSVLVFSLIFWIPFSILVHCVDKKLDKQFESLSLFHPSNVEMLSSMDSASVRIIKPFPAPQTPGRLQTTPVMPPAPSAPLAPKLDHQRMDTIQEDPSTDSHADEDGFEKDPFPNSSAAAKSFEDLTDHPVTRSEKASSFKLQRQNRVDSKETEC; from the exons ATGGCAAAAAGTTAcccaaatgaagaaaaagatgctTGGGATGTGAAGATGTTGCTAGAG caatttagtTTTGATATTGCTGAAGAAGCATCTAAAGTCTGCCTAGCACATCTTTTCACGTACCAAGATTTTGATATGGGAACCCTTGGCTTAGCTTATGTTGGTTCTCCCAGAGCGAACAGTCACGGAGGTGTTTGTCCAAAGG cttATTACAGTCcaattggaaagaaaaatatctatttgaatAGTGGTTTGACCAGCACAAAAAATTATGGTAAAACCATCCTTACAAAG GAAGCTGACCTCGTTACAACTCACGAATTGGGGCACAACTTTGGAGCAGAGCACGACCCAGATGGTCTGGCGGAATGTGCCCCAAATGAGGACCAGGGAGGGAAGTATGTCATGTACCCCATAGCTGTGAGCGGCGACCACGAGAACAATAAG ATGTTTTCAAACTGCAGTAAACAGTCCATCTATAAGACCATTGAAAGCAAGTCCCAGGAGTGTTTCCAGGAACGCAGCAACAAAGTGTGCGGGAACTCCAGGGTGGACGAGGGCGAGGAGTGCGACCCCGGCATCATGTACCTCAACAACGACACTTGCTGCAACAGCGACTGCACGCTGAGGCCGGGTGTGCAGTGCAG TGACAGGAACAGTCCTTGCTGTAAAAACTGTCAGTTCGAGACGGCCCAGAAGAAGTGCCAAGAGGCCATTAACGCTACTTGCAAAGGCGTGTCTTATTGTACAG GTAACAGCAGCGAGTGCCCACCTCCCGGAAACGCAGCCGATGACACCGTGTGCCTGGATCTCGGCAAGTGTAAGGACGGCAAGTGCGTGCCCTTCTGCGAACGCGAGCAGAGGCTGGAGTCCTGTGCGTGTAATG AAACCGACAACTCGTGCAAGGTGTGCTGCAGGGACCCCTCGGGCCGCTGCGTGCCTTACGTCAACGCCGAACAGAAGAACTTGTTTTTGAGGAAGGGCAAGCCCTGTACAGTAGGCTTCTGTGATACGAAT GGCAAATGTGAAAAGCGAGTGCAGGATGTCATCGAGCGTTTCTGGGAGTTCATTGACAAGCTGAGCATCAATACTTTCG GGAAGTTTCTAGCAGACAACATCGTCGGTTCCGTCCTGGTTTTCTCCTTGATATTCTGGATTCCTTTCAGCATTCTGGTCCATTGTGTG GATAAGAAACTGGATAAGCAGTTTGAGTCTCTGTCTCTGTTCCACCCCAGT AACGTCGAGATGCTGAGCAGCATGGACTCGGCCTCGGTGCGCATCATCAAGCCCTTTCCTGCGCCCCAGACCCCTGGTCGCCTGCAGACCACCCCCGTGATGCCCCCCGCGCCCTCTGCGCCCCTGGCCCCGAAGCTGGACCACCAGCGGATGGACACCATCCAGGAGGACCCGAGCACGGACTCACATGCCGATGAGGATGGCTTTGAGAAGGATCCCTTCCCAAATAGCagtgcagctgctaagtcattcGAGGACCTTACAGACCATCCAGTCACCAGAAGTGAAAAGGCCTCGTCCTTCAAGCTGCAGCGTCAGAACcgcgtggacagcaaggagaccgaGTGCTAG
- the IAH1 gene encoding isoamyl acetate-hydrolyzing esterase 1 homolog isoform X2, producing the protein MVRYLRSVDVPEGRLILITPPPLCEAAWAQECLQQGCKLNRLNSVVGEYARACLQVAQDCGADALDLWSLMQKDGQDFSSYLSDGLHLSPKGNEFVFSHLWPLIEKKVSSLPFLLPYWRDIAEARPELSLLGDGDH; encoded by the exons ATGGTGCGGTACCTGCGGTCCGTGGACGTGCCCGAGGGCAGGCTCATCCTCATCACACCGCCCCCACTCTGCGAGGCCGCGTGGGCGCAGGAGTGCCTCCAGCAAG gCTGCAAGTTAAACCGCCTGAACTCGGTTGTTGGTGAATATGCCAGGGCCTGTTTACAGGTAGCCCAGGACTGCGGGGCTGACGCACTCGACCTGTGGTCCCTGATGCAGAAGGACGGTCAG GACTTTTCCTCCTATCTGTCAGACGGACTACATTTATCACCAAAAGGAAACGAGTTTGTATTCTCCCATCTCTGGCCTTTGATAGAGAAGAAAGTCTCCTCCCTGCCTTTTCTGCTCCCCTACTGGCGAGACATAGCAGAAGCAAGACCAGAACTGAGTCTCCTGGGAGATGGGGACCACTAG